The following proteins are co-located in the Conyzicola lurida genome:
- a CDS encoding alpha/beta fold hydrolase has protein sequence MTMTTVRGTPIYHEIHGAGEPVLLLHGGFCSIEMMRPQLEALSGDYTVYAPERPGHGRSPDRAGPMGYAESVADTIAYLDEVGLADAHIVGFSDGAIIGLLVALQHPRRIRSLVSISGNLDPAGFVASSGEAEKNEGADVAADPDRARQWYDELSPDGPEHADVVMEKLTRLWTTEPAIAPADLARVESPTLIMAGDHDVIRLDHSALMAESIPGAQLCIVPGAGHGLLDERPGFVTFAVREFLAGLRA, from the coding sequence ATGACCATGACGACCGTGCGCGGCACCCCGATCTACCACGAGATCCACGGGGCGGGGGAGCCCGTGCTCCTGCTGCACGGGGGCTTCTGCTCGATCGAGATGATGCGCCCGCAGCTCGAGGCGCTGAGCGGCGACTACACGGTCTACGCCCCCGAGCGCCCGGGTCACGGCCGCTCGCCCGACCGCGCGGGCCCGATGGGCTACGCCGAGAGCGTCGCCGACACGATCGCCTACCTGGACGAGGTCGGGCTCGCCGACGCGCACATCGTGGGCTTCAGCGACGGCGCGATCATCGGTCTGCTCGTCGCGCTGCAGCATCCCCGCCGCATCCGGTCTCTCGTCTCGATCAGCGGCAATCTCGACCCGGCCGGTTTCGTCGCGAGCTCGGGCGAGGCCGAGAAGAACGAGGGGGCGGATGTCGCGGCCGACCCCGACCGCGCCCGCCAGTGGTACGACGAGCTGTCGCCCGACGGTCCCGAACACGCCGATGTCGTGATGGAGAAGCTGACGCGCCTGTGGACGACGGAACCCGCGATCGCGCCCGCCGACCTCGCGCGCGTGGAATCGCCGACGCTGATCATGGCGGGCGACCACGACGTGATCCGGCTCGACCACAGCGCGCTCATGGCGGAGTCGATCCCGGGCGCGCAGCTCTGCATCGTGCCGGGCGCGGGCCACGGGCTGCTCGACGAGCGCCCCGGGTTCGTGACGTTCGCGGTGCGGGAGTTCCTGGCGGGACTGCGCGCCTAG
- a CDS encoding FecCD family ABC transporter permease: protein MSGVALVAGRRARVRRRAALTGGIAAAVLAVFLLSLMVGNTFYGIDKVVRVILGETVPGASFTVGELRLPRATLGLITGFCFGIAGVTFQTMLRNPLASPDIIGISSGASAAAVVGIIVFGFTESAVSLLALGAALLTAAAIYLLANRKGFAGTRLILIGIGVAAMLDSVVSYVLSRAASWDLQMAMQWLTGSLNGASWSKIMPVALACVVLIPVLLLHERHLGALRLGDDSAAALGVHVQRTRVVLIVGAVALLAFATAASGPIAFVAFMAGPIAARIVGPGASLALSSGLVGALLVLSADLVGQFAFDNRYPVGVITGVLGAPYLVYLLIRSNRTGGSI from the coding sequence GTGAGCGGCGTCGCTCTCGTCGCGGGCCGCCGAGCGCGCGTCCGGCGTCGCGCCGCGCTCACCGGCGGGATCGCCGCGGCGGTGCTCGCGGTGTTCCTGCTCAGCCTCATGGTCGGCAACACGTTCTACGGAATCGACAAGGTCGTGCGCGTCATCCTCGGCGAGACGGTTCCCGGCGCATCCTTCACGGTCGGCGAGCTGCGCCTGCCGCGGGCGACCCTCGGCCTGATCACGGGCTTCTGCTTCGGCATCGCCGGCGTCACCTTCCAGACCATGCTGCGCAACCCGCTCGCGAGCCCCGACATCATCGGAATTAGCTCGGGCGCGAGTGCCGCCGCGGTCGTCGGCATCATCGTGTTCGGGTTCACCGAGTCCGCCGTGTCGCTGCTCGCCCTCGGGGCCGCCCTGCTCACCGCGGCGGCGATCTACCTGCTCGCCAACCGCAAAGGCTTCGCGGGCACCCGGCTCATCCTGATCGGCATCGGCGTCGCGGCGATGCTCGACAGCGTCGTCTCCTACGTGCTGTCGCGCGCCGCGTCGTGGGATCTGCAGATGGCGATGCAGTGGCTCACGGGAAGTCTCAACGGCGCCTCGTGGTCGAAGATCATGCCGGTCGCCCTGGCGTGCGTGGTGCTGATCCCCGTTCTGCTGCTGCACGAGCGCCACCTCGGTGCGCTGCGCCTCGGCGACGATTCGGCCGCCGCCCTCGGCGTGCACGTGCAGCGCACCCGCGTCGTGCTCATCGTCGGTGCCGTCGCGCTGCTCGCCTTCGCCACCGCGGCGAGCGGCCCCATCGCGTTCGTCGCGTTCATGGCCGGCCCGATCGCGGCGCGCATCGTCGGGCCCGGCGCGTCCCTCGCGCTGTCGTCCGGCCTCGTCGGCGCGCTGCTGGTGCTCTCGGCCGACCTCGTCGGGCAGTTCGCGTTCGACAACCGCTACCCGGTCGGCGTGATCACCGGTGTGCTCGGTGCCCCGTACCTCGTCTACCTCCTCATCCGATCGAACCGCACGGGAGGCTCGATATGA
- a CDS encoding MMPL family transporter, with protein MASLLYRIGRFSARRAWLVIVAWLAILALAGGAFALFGGTLSSAVSIPGTATQTVSDQLADEFPAASGGRGTVVFTTSDDEPFTEAQQTAIGDLLTDTEELDDVKATTNPFDTQAQIDGQADTIAAGRQQIADATTQLEAGQAQIDAAKAQIAAGQAQLDALAAQAGDSAAAQAQIAAGQAQIDAGTAQIEAQQTTLDEGRTELETQSTTLEDGASLLDLAAEIRQVSNDGTTAVAGIQFDKSLNLVPAEAKEAIVDAMNDADIDGVDVEVSNDIAASIPEILGPGEIGGVIFAAIVLFVMLGTLIGASLPLINAIIGVGVGVLASLALSGTVTMLSVTPVLGVMLGLAVGIDYSLFILNRHRTQLRNGVPLQESIGLANGTSGNAVVFAGSTVLIALLALNLTGIPFLGLMGTVGAICVLVAILIAVTLTPAVLSLVGDKILTKKARARIGKADEKSRVPQKPMNTVRAVITVVAGIAVLLIVAIPALSMRLGLPAGSSEPVDSSAYKAYKLIDDKFGAGVNGPLIVVADLDEAVTDDTLISEQVRIGTILKAENDVVAIAPIGASDDDMLLAFQVVPGEGPTSESTEQLVRDLRGLEIDGVATLGVAGNASGNIDVSEKLADALPLYLLVVVGLSLIILIFVFRSILVPVTATLGFVLSLFAAFGGITAVFQWGWLAPVFGVHDPGPILSFLPILVVGILFGLAMDYQLFLVSGMREAYAHGTPSRLAVQRGLHAGRSVVIAAALIMISVFGGFMFSNSVMIQSIGLGLALGVLLDAFVVRLLIIPAVMHLLGDAAWWMPKWLDRILPNVDVEGASLERSHPVPPADDPVLVAK; from the coding sequence ATGGCATCCCTTCTCTACCGAATCGGTCGGTTCTCCGCCCGTCGAGCATGGTTGGTCATCGTCGCATGGCTGGCGATTCTCGCCCTCGCCGGCGGCGCGTTCGCGCTGTTCGGCGGCACGCTCTCCTCCGCGGTGAGCATCCCCGGCACCGCGACCCAGACGGTGAGCGACCAGCTCGCCGACGAGTTCCCGGCCGCCAGCGGTGGCCGCGGCACCGTGGTCTTCACGACGTCTGACGACGAGCCCTTCACCGAGGCGCAGCAGACCGCCATCGGCGACCTGCTCACCGACACCGAAGAGCTCGACGACGTGAAGGCGACCACCAACCCGTTCGACACCCAGGCGCAGATCGACGGGCAGGCCGACACGATCGCCGCCGGCCGTCAGCAGATCGCCGATGCGACCACGCAGCTCGAGGCGGGCCAGGCCCAGATCGACGCCGCGAAGGCCCAGATCGCCGCCGGACAGGCTCAGCTCGACGCGCTCGCCGCACAGGCCGGCGATTCCGCCGCCGCGCAGGCGCAGATCGCGGCCGGACAGGCCCAGATCGACGCCGGAACCGCGCAGATCGAGGCCCAGCAGACCACCCTCGACGAGGGCCGCACCGAACTCGAGACGCAGTCCACCACGCTCGAGGACGGCGCCTCGCTGCTCGACCTCGCCGCAGAAATCCGCCAGGTCTCGAACGACGGCACCACCGCGGTCGCCGGCATCCAGTTCGACAAGTCGCTGAACCTCGTGCCCGCCGAAGCGAAGGAAGCGATCGTCGACGCGATGAACGACGCCGACATCGACGGCGTCGACGTCGAGGTGTCCAACGACATCGCCGCGAGCATCCCCGAGATCCTCGGCCCGGGAGAAATCGGCGGCGTCATCTTCGCCGCGATCGTGCTCTTCGTCATGCTCGGCACGCTCATCGGCGCCAGCCTGCCGCTGATCAACGCCATCATCGGCGTCGGAGTCGGCGTGCTCGCCTCGCTCGCGCTGTCGGGAACCGTCACCATGCTCTCGGTCACCCCGGTGCTGGGCGTGATGCTCGGCCTCGCAGTCGGCATCGACTACTCGCTCTTCATCCTCAACCGGCACCGCACCCAGTTGCGCAACGGCGTCCCGCTCCAGGAGTCGATCGGACTCGCGAACGGCACCTCGGGCAACGCGGTCGTCTTCGCCGGCTCCACCGTGCTCATCGCGCTGCTGGCCCTCAACCTGACCGGCATCCCGTTCCTCGGCCTGATGGGAACCGTCGGCGCGATCTGCGTGCTCGTCGCGATCCTGATCGCCGTGACGCTCACGCCCGCCGTGCTCAGCCTCGTCGGCGACAAGATCCTGACGAAGAAGGCCCGCGCCCGCATCGGCAAGGCCGACGAGAAGTCGCGCGTGCCGCAGAAGCCGATGAACACCGTGCGCGCCGTCATCACGGTGGTCGCCGGTATCGCCGTGCTGCTCATCGTCGCGATCCCCGCGCTCTCGATGCGGCTCGGTCTGCCGGCCGGATCGTCCGAGCCGGTCGACTCGAGCGCCTACAAGGCGTACAAGCTCATCGACGACAAGTTCGGCGCGGGAGTCAACGGCCCGCTCATCGTCGTGGCCGACCTCGACGAGGCCGTCACCGACGACACGCTGATCTCGGAGCAGGTGCGCATCGGCACCATCCTGAAGGCCGAGAACGACGTCGTCGCCATCGCCCCGATCGGCGCGTCGGATGACGACATGCTGCTCGCCTTCCAGGTCGTGCCCGGCGAGGGCCCGACCAGCGAGTCGACCGAGCAGCTCGTGCGCGACCTGCGCGGCCTCGAGATCGACGGTGTCGCCACCCTCGGCGTCGCCGGCAACGCGTCGGGCAACATCGACGTCAGCGAGAAGCTCGCCGACGCCCTGCCGCTCTACCTGCTCGTCGTCGTCGGACTCTCGCTGATCATCCTGATCTTCGTGTTCCGCTCGATCCTCGTGCCGGTCACGGCGACCCTCGGCTTCGTGCTCTCGCTCTTCGCGGCCTTCGGCGGCATCACCGCGGTATTCCAGTGGGGTTGGCTCGCGCCGGTCTTCGGTGTGCACGATCCGGGCCCGATCCTGAGCTTCCTGCCGATCCTCGTGGTGGGAATCCTGTTCGGACTCGCGATGGACTACCAGCTGTTCCTGGTCAGCGGCATGCGCGAGGCGTACGCCCACGGCACGCCGTCGCGCCTCGCGGTGCAGCGCGGTCTGCACGCCGGCCGCAGCGTGGTCATCGCTGCGGCGCTGATCATGATCTCCGTCTTCGGCGGATTCATGTTCTCCAACTCGGTCATGATCCAGTCGATCGGTCTGGGCCTCGCGCTCGGCGTGCTGCTCGACGCGTTCGTCGTGCGCCTGCTCATCATCCCGGCGGTCATGCACCTCCTCGGTGACGCGGCCTGGTGGATGCCGAAGTGGCTCGACCGCATCCTGCCGAACGTCGACGTCGAGGGTGCCTCGCTCGAGCGCTCCCACCCCGTCCCGCCGGCAGACGACCCCGTCCTGGTCGCCAAGTAG
- a CDS encoding peptidase C39 family protein: MCTPIDDDLAAALAPDRLSLWTADRGPQPSTVYVERADGVPIAAVLATRRPATAATKIADVWLSDGAGAEAALAKLVDAVVDESLSRGDVAVKWQGVVASPERYGFTPLRTPYASAPGTEGVAGFVRWLRPVPHDEPPYYSQTSTFTCGAVTALLASEIRGSGGFGADAGNRDRELDFWRTASNYPTCEPVGLAVALRESLDDAAGTNPVEVFLDHDGPVLLESYTAAFDRSFRAELQANSLQKALGSDIAVRRERVSVAEIESRLRDGELALLLIDLEPMYGFTVPHWVLAHSAGDGVVVIDDPWISVNWGETWVDAHELPIATADLDRMLAWGDDGYRGVVFLRRP; the protein is encoded by the coding sequence ATGTGCACCCCCATTGACGATGATCTCGCCGCGGCCCTCGCCCCCGACCGCCTCTCCCTGTGGACGGCCGACCGGGGACCCCAGCCGTCGACGGTCTACGTGGAGCGTGCCGACGGGGTGCCGATCGCCGCCGTGCTGGCCACCCGGCGACCGGCGACGGCGGCGACGAAAATCGCCGACGTCTGGCTGTCCGACGGCGCCGGAGCCGAGGCCGCCCTCGCGAAACTCGTCGATGCCGTGGTCGACGAGTCGCTCTCCCGCGGCGACGTCGCGGTGAAGTGGCAGGGCGTCGTCGCGTCGCCGGAGCGCTACGGCTTCACCCCTCTGCGCACGCCCTACGCCTCCGCGCCCGGCACCGAGGGAGTCGCCGGGTTCGTCCGCTGGCTACGGCCGGTGCCGCACGACGAACCGCCGTACTACTCGCAGACCAGCACCTTCACCTGCGGCGCGGTGACCGCGCTGCTCGCGTCCGAGATCCGCGGCTCGGGCGGCTTCGGCGCTGACGCGGGCAATCGCGACCGCGAACTCGATTTCTGGCGCACGGCGAGCAACTATCCGACCTGCGAACCGGTGGGGTTGGCTGTCGCCCTCCGCGAATCATTGGATGACGCGGCCGGCACGAATCCCGTCGAGGTGTTCCTCGACCACGACGGTCCGGTGCTGCTCGAGTCGTACACCGCGGCCTTCGACCGGTCATTCCGCGCCGAGCTGCAGGCGAACTCCCTGCAGAAGGCGCTCGGGTCCGACATCGCCGTGCGCCGCGAGCGCGTGTCGGTCGCCGAGATCGAGTCGCGCCTTCGGGACGGCGAACTGGCACTTCTGCTCATCGACCTCGAGCCGATGTACGGGTTCACCGTGCCGCACTGGGTGCTGGCGCACTCCGCCGGCGACGGCGTGGTCGTCATCGACGATCCGTGGATCTCGGTGAACTGGGGCGAGACCTGGGTCGACGCGCACGAGCTGCCGATAGCGACGGCCGACCTCGACCGCATGCTCGCCTGGGGAGACGACGGCTACCGCGGCGTCGTGTTCCTGCGCCGCCCCTAG
- a CDS encoding iron ABC transporter permease — MGLAVLALLFVLSVAFGTREVSFSEVFSALGGTTDGISEAAVIKRIPRTVLALLVGAALALSGATMQAVTRNPLADPGILGVSTGAGLAVVTGIAFFGMSDPFLYIWVAIGGAALAAAFVYTVGSLGRDGATPLKLALAGAAISATFSSLISAILLPRIDVLTTFRFWQIGGVGGATWDRVGLIIPFLVVGAAICFFSARGMNMLALGDDLAAGLGENVLRARLIAAAGAVILCGAATAIAGPIGFVGLVVPHLCRLIVGTDLRWLLPFSAVVGAALLVAADVVGRVVARPQEIEVGIITAFIGAPFFIWIVRRQRVREL, encoded by the coding sequence GTGGGCCTCGCCGTGCTCGCGCTGCTGTTCGTGCTCTCGGTCGCCTTCGGCACCCGGGAGGTCTCGTTCAGCGAGGTGTTCTCCGCCCTCGGCGGCACCACCGACGGCATCTCGGAGGCCGCGGTCATCAAGCGCATCCCGCGAACCGTGCTCGCATTGCTCGTGGGCGCGGCTCTCGCGCTCTCGGGAGCGACGATGCAGGCGGTCACCCGCAACCCGCTCGCCGACCCCGGAATCCTCGGCGTCTCGACCGGTGCCGGACTCGCCGTGGTCACGGGCATCGCCTTCTTCGGCATGTCCGACCCGTTCCTCTACATCTGGGTCGCCATCGGGGGCGCCGCGCTCGCCGCCGCCTTCGTCTACACCGTCGGGTCGCTCGGCCGTGACGGCGCGACCCCGCTCAAACTCGCGCTCGCCGGGGCCGCGATCTCGGCCACGTTCAGCTCGCTCATCAGCGCCATCCTGCTGCCCCGGATCGACGTGCTGACCACGTTCCGCTTCTGGCAGATCGGCGGCGTCGGGGGAGCGACGTGGGACCGCGTCGGCCTGATCATTCCGTTCCTCGTCGTCGGCGCGGCCATCTGCTTCTTCTCGGCGCGCGGCATGAACATGCTCGCGCTCGGCGACGACCTCGCGGCCGGCCTCGGCGAGAACGTGCTCCGCGCCCGCCTGATCGCCGCCGCAGGCGCCGTCATCCTCTGCGGTGCGGCGACCGCCATCGCCGGCCCGATCGGCTTCGTCGGCCTCGTCGTCCCACACCTCTGCCGCCTCATCGTCGGAACCGACCTGCGCTGGCTCCTGCCGTTCTCCGCGGTCGTCGGCGCGGCCCTGCTCGTGGCCGCCGACGTCGTCGGCCGGGTCGTCGCGCGCCCCCAGGAGATCGAGGTCGGAATCATCACCGCGTTCATCGGCGCCCCCTTCTTCATCTGGATCGTCCGCCGGCAGAGAGTGCGCGAGCTGTGA
- a CDS encoding ABC transporter ATP-binding protein, with amino-acid sequence MTHAHQLAAEGITLAYGDRLVVESLDLAIAPGKITVIVGANGCGKSTLLRALARLLPPKEGRVMLDGTSLQQQHSKEIARTLGLLPQRPVAPEGIAVADLVGRGRHPHQRMLARWSPRDYEAVADALAATGISDLADRSVDELSGGQQQRVWIAMALAQETDILLLDEPTTFLDVAHQIEVLDLLTDLNRERGTTIVMVLHDLNLAARYADELVAVRDGRVHAIGGPGEVITEVVVKEVFGLDSRVIGDPLTGKPLVLPSGRHHVL; translated from the coding sequence ATGACCCACGCCCACCAACTCGCCGCCGAGGGCATCACCTTGGCCTACGGCGACCGCCTCGTCGTCGAGTCGCTCGACCTCGCCATCGCACCGGGCAAGATCACCGTCATCGTCGGCGCGAACGGCTGCGGCAAGTCGACGCTGCTGCGCGCCCTCGCCCGGCTGCTCCCGCCGAAGGAGGGCCGGGTCATGCTCGACGGCACCTCGTTGCAGCAGCAGCACTCGAAGGAGATCGCCCGCACCCTCGGCCTGCTGCCGCAGCGCCCCGTCGCCCCCGAGGGCATCGCCGTCGCCGACCTGGTCGGCCGCGGACGCCATCCGCACCAGCGCATGCTCGCCCGCTGGAGCCCGCGCGACTACGAGGCCGTCGCCGACGCGCTCGCCGCCACGGGCATCTCCGACCTCGCCGACCGCTCGGTCGACGAGCTCTCGGGCGGCCAGCAGCAGCGCGTCTGGATCGCCATGGCGCTCGCCCAGGAGACCGACATCCTGCTCCTCGACGAACCGACGACGTTCCTCGATGTCGCCCATCAGATCGAGGTGCTCGACCTGCTCACCGACCTCAACCGCGAACGCGGCACCACGATCGTGATGGTGCTCCACGACCTCAACCTCGCAGCCCGCTACGCCGACGAGCTGGTCGCCGTGCGCGACGGCCGCGTGCACGCCATCGGCGGACCGGGCGAGGTCATCACCGAGGTGGTGGTGAAAGAGGTGTTCGGCCTCGACAGCCGCGTCATCGGCGACCCGCTGACGGGAAAGCCGCTCGTGCTGCCGAGCGGGCGGCACCACGTGCTGTAG
- a CDS encoding TetR/AcrR family transcriptional regulator — MTSAVIAPDRRAELKARHRLAIIDAADSLIRERGEARFSVDELAERADVSRRTVFNHFSSLDDVVMTTCARVLSDVIDEFRAESAATPAADGSRVTLFADITTVLRHIDLPTVIAYLCGVLGTGGDAHHAMNDIFIRATDQLTLEISGRASEIDDFEAAVLVSSLINGLAVTSAHWIAQTGAGLDDASRAVWAELLDRLIETIRRGY, encoded by the coding sequence GTGACTTCCGCCGTGATCGCCCCCGACCGGCGCGCCGAACTCAAGGCGCGCCACCGTCTGGCGATTATCGACGCCGCCGACTCGCTCATCCGCGAGCGGGGAGAGGCCCGGTTCAGCGTCGACGAGCTCGCCGAGCGCGCCGACGTGTCACGACGCACGGTCTTCAATCACTTCTCGTCGCTCGACGACGTGGTCATGACCACGTGCGCCCGGGTGCTCAGCGACGTCATCGACGAGTTCCGGGCCGAGAGCGCGGCGACCCCGGCCGCCGATGGCAGCCGCGTCACCCTCTTCGCCGACATCACCACCGTGCTGCGCCACATCGACCTGCCGACCGTCATCGCCTATCTCTGCGGCGTGCTCGGGACGGGTGGCGACGCGCACCACGCCATGAACGACATCTTCATCCGGGCGACCGACCAGCTCACCCTCGAGATCTCGGGTCGCGCCAGCGAGATCGACGACTTCGAGGCGGCGGTGCTCGTCAGCTCCCTGATCAACGGTCTCGCCGTGACATCCGCCCACTGGATCGCCCAGACCGGAGCCGGCCTCGACGACGCATCACGCGCCGTCTGGGCCGAACTGCTCGACCGCCTGATCGAGACGATCCGCCGCGGCTACTAG
- a CDS encoding DUF808 domain-containing protein, translating into MSVGLLAVVDDILTAALKASAKTAGVVIDDAAVTPQYVQGLTPARELHVVKWIGLGSLFNKFIIIIPLALLLSAFAPWVLPFLLIIGGTYLCFEGAEKVMEWFGVHHAVEDAGARDEKKLIFGAIRTDLILSTEIMLIALAELDPDFGIWMTLGALAVIGLAMTIVVYGAVALLVKIDDIGLGLMKNPARKVRRTGARIVAAMPTVFRVISIVGTVAMLWVGGHLVIANLAETFWHGPYDLVHAVTHAIEAAGPVVAWIVDTAISAVFGLVLGMIVVGIVLGMTRLLKRKNPAAAAH; encoded by the coding sequence ATGTCGGTCGGCTTGCTCGCCGTAGTCGATGACATCCTGACCGCCGCCCTCAAGGCGAGCGCGAAGACCGCAGGAGTCGTCATCGACGACGCGGCCGTCACACCCCAGTACGTCCAGGGCCTCACGCCGGCCCGCGAACTCCACGTCGTCAAGTGGATCGGGCTCGGCAGCCTCTTCAACAAGTTCATCATCATCATCCCGTTGGCGCTCCTGCTCTCCGCGTTCGCGCCGTGGGTCCTGCCGTTCCTGCTCATCATCGGCGGCACCTACCTCTGCTTCGAGGGAGCAGAGAAGGTCATGGAGTGGTTCGGCGTGCACCACGCCGTCGAGGACGCCGGTGCGCGCGACGAGAAGAAACTGATCTTCGGCGCTATCCGTACCGACCTGATCCTCAGCACCGAGATCATGCTCATCGCCCTGGCCGAGCTCGACCCCGACTTCGGCATCTGGATGACGCTCGGCGCACTCGCCGTCATCGGCCTGGCCATGACGATCGTCGTCTACGGCGCGGTCGCCCTCCTCGTGAAGATCGACGACATCGGTCTCGGCCTGATGAAGAACCCGGCACGTAAGGTGCGCCGCACGGGTGCGCGCATCGTCGCCGCGATGCCCACCGTGTTCCGCGTGATCAGCATCGTCGGCACGGTCGCGATGCTCTGGGTCGGCGGACACCTCGTCATCGCCAACCTCGCCGAGACCTTCTGGCACGGACCCTACGACCTCGTGCACGCCGTGACCCACGCGATCGAGGCCGCCGGCCCCGTCGTCGCCTGGATCGTCGACACGGCGATCTCGGCCGTGTTCGGTCTCGTGCTCGGCATGATCGTCGTGGGCATCGTGCTCGGGATGACGCGGCTGCTCAAGCGCAAGAACCCGGCCGCCGCGGCGCACTAG
- a CDS encoding biopolymer transporter Tol, protein MTHADDDARWMVIGGRRWRRTDPCLPADLVEALKSHLGRGRSGVGVAKRAGDTDAVAAARTRVGLAKHGLGERGPYWWDEPEADRIARAREALAELEKLE, encoded by the coding sequence ATGACGCACGCCGACGATGACGCCCGGTGGATGGTCATCGGCGGCCGGCGCTGGCGTCGCACCGACCCGTGCCTGCCCGCCGACCTCGTCGAGGCGCTGAAGTCGCATCTCGGTCGTGGTCGCTCCGGAGTCGGCGTCGCCAAGCGCGCCGGCGACACCGACGCCGTGGCCGCGGCGCGCACGCGCGTCGGCCTCGCGAAACACGGGCTCGGCGAACGCGGCCCGTACTGGTGGGACGAGCCCGAGGCGGACCGCATCGCGCGCGCCCGGGAGGCGCTCGCCGAGCTCGAGAAGCTGGAGTAG
- a CDS encoding iron-siderophore ABC transporter substrate-binding protein codes for MSSLRIFGVVAVATVALSLSACAPAADDTEAAAGDGVFPVTIEHVYGTTTIESKPERVATVAWSNHEVPLALGIVPVGMSKVTWGDDDDNGVLPWVEDTLEELGAETPVLFDETDGIDFEAVADTEPDVILAAYSGLSQEEYDTLSKIAPVVAYPDVAWGASLSEMTLLNSKALGLEAEGEQLVADLESETDAALANHPELEGKKVLFSFIDPTDFSQIGFYTSHDTRPGFLADHGLPMPEIVTEESEGTDEFYVTVSSEEADRFSDVDVFVTYGDAGGTIVADLQADPLLSQIPAIAAGNIVVFENGTPLAASANPSPLSIGWGVDEYFGLLAAPFAG; via the coding sequence TTGAGCTCCCTCCGCATCTTCGGCGTCGTCGCCGTCGCCACAGTCGCCCTCTCCCTCTCCGCCTGCGCACCCGCCGCGGACGACACCGAGGCCGCCGCCGGCGACGGTGTCTTCCCCGTCACGATCGAGCACGTCTACGGCACCACGACCATCGAGTCGAAGCCCGAACGCGTCGCGACCGTCGCCTGGTCGAACCACGAGGTGCCGCTGGCCCTCGGCATCGTGCCGGTCGGCATGAGCAAGGTCACCTGGGGCGACGACGACGACAACGGCGTGCTGCCGTGGGTCGAGGACACACTCGAGGAGCTCGGCGCCGAAACGCCCGTGCTGTTCGACGAGACCGACGGCATCGACTTCGAGGCCGTGGCCGACACCGAGCCCGACGTCATCCTCGCCGCCTATTCGGGGCTGAGCCAGGAGGAGTACGACACCCTCTCCAAGATCGCCCCCGTCGTGGCGTACCCGGATGTCGCATGGGGAGCATCGCTCAGCGAGATGACGCTGCTCAACTCGAAGGCCCTCGGCCTCGAAGCAGAGGGCGAGCAGCTCGTCGCCGACCTCGAGAGCGAGACCGACGCCGCACTCGCGAACCACCCCGAGCTGGAGGGCAAGAAGGTGCTGTTCTCCTTCATCGACCCGACCGACTTCAGCCAGATCGGCTTCTACACGAGCCACGACACGCGTCCCGGCTTCCTCGCCGACCACGGTCTGCCCATGCCCGAGATCGTCACCGAGGAGTCCGAGGGCACCGACGAGTTCTACGTCACCGTCAGCTCCGAAGAGGCCGACCGCTTCTCCGACGTCGACGTGTTCGTGACCTACGGCGACGCCGGCGGAACGATCGTCGCCGACCTGCAGGCCGACCCCCTGCTCTCGCAGATCCCCGCGATCGCCGCCGGCAACATCGTGGTGTTCGAGAACGGAACGCCGCTCGCGGCATCCGCCAACCCGTCGCCGCTCTCCATCGGATGGGGCGTCGACGAGTACTTCGGTCTCCTGGCCGCGCCGTTCGCCGGTTGA